One stretch of Chryseobacterium scophthalmum DNA includes these proteins:
- a CDS encoding YidH family protein, translating into MNKDKPNHTSEHLANERTFLAWMRTSIALMGFGFILVKFSLFLKQIPLVAEAKNTVHAQNGHSSLVGIVIVIVGAIVLLFSYINYYNNKKRINNNTFYENNIFLLIVTTVLFLLSIFLIHYLLNNI; encoded by the coding sequence GGCAAATGAAAGAACATTTCTTGCGTGGATGCGAACATCGATAGCATTGATGGGTTTCGGATTCATACTAGTTAAATTTTCCCTATTTCTTAAGCAGATACCTTTAGTTGCAGAAGCTAAAAACACAGTGCACGCTCAAAATGGACATTCCAGTCTTGTAGGGATTGTAATTGTCATTGTTGGAGCTATAGTTTTATTATTTTCATATATTAATTACTACAATAACAAAAAACGTATTAATAATAATACATTTTACGAGAACAACATTTTCTTGCTCATAGTCACCACTGTTTTATTTTTGCTGAGCATTTTTTTAATACATTACTTATTAAATAACATATAA